The following DNA comes from Lentibacillus sp. Marseille-P4043.
TCACAGTGATTGTTTGTGACATAATTTCACCCCCTTGTTTTTTGTTGTTCAACATATTGCTTAATGGTCTGGCTTGATACATTTCCAGCAGTCGAAACAAAATAAGAACGTGTCCACAAACTCTGCAAGTGTTGAAGGTGTGAAAATTCTTCACGCAATTGTTTAGATGTCACTCCCTTTATTTTTGCCATAATGTCCGTTGGGCTTAATGTTGGTAGTGCATTTAGAAACATGTGTGCATGATCTTTGTCACATTCTAAAGCAACAACTTTTACTTTTAGCGAATCACATATTTCATGCGTCATTTCTTTAAATCTTTGTTCTACTTTGGCATCCAGAAATATCTTCCTCCGATAGCGAGGACAAAATACAAAATGATAGTTAATCAATGATACAGTTGTCTTTGTTCTTCTATATTCTTCCATACTTATATTGCATCAGTTCATCATTATAACTGCAACAAATATATAAAATTAAAGATAGTGGAATCTTCAAATACTTGAAGCACCACAAAACATTACAGTTAAAAGTGTCACTCCGTATTTGACCTCACTATCATCCCATCCCTAAAGGGGGTACTATCGGACCGGAATGGGCTTTCTCGTTCGGAAAATCTGTAATAACATGATTGACTTTTCAATCCCTAATTAAGGAGTGAGCCCATGACGCAAAAAATTGCTGTTGCGATACTTCATGGAGCAGGTACACCTGAGGAAAACTTTGCCGAGGAAATGATCAAAAAAGTTGCTGATGGTTTTTTAAAAAAATTTCAACAAGAAGATTTGAAACAGGAATTGGTGTTTGAACCGGTGTTTTGGTCGGAAGTATTTGAAGGAGAGCAGGAAAAACTTTGGAATCGGGTACAAAAAGATGCAGACCTTGATTACCATCGATTGCGGCAATTTACAATTGAATTTCTCGCCGATGCTGTGGCCTATCAGCCAACTACACTAGGCGCGCAAAACTATGACAAGGTGCATGCCATGCTTGCGGAATCACTTTGTAGATTAAAGCAAAAGGCTGGTCCTGATGCGCCATTATGCGTGATAAGTCACAGTCTTGGCTCCATTGTTGCAAGTAATTATTTTTTTGATTTG
Coding sequences within:
- a CDS encoding chemotaxis protein yields the protein MTQKIAVAILHGAGTPEENFAEEMIKKVADGFLKKFQQEDLKQELVFEPVFWSEVFEGEQEKLWNRVQKDADLDYHRLRQFTIEFLADAVAYQPTTLGAQNYDKVHAMLAESLCRLKQKAGPDAPLCVISHSLGSIVASNYFFDLQFRREKIGTWTKQSMENSPLEKGDTLTLFYTMGSPMALWSLRYIDFGSPIYVPSPVLKNYYPNVQGEWLNFYDKDDVLAYPLKSLNDTFQTHVTKDVAVNVGGMFTSWNPFSHSKYNTDNDVLEPIINGLVRTWEEVNKT
- the tnpA gene encoding IS200/IS605 family transposase, encoding MEEYRRTKTTVSLINYHFVFCPRYRRKIFLDAKVEQRFKEMTHEICDSLKVKVVALECDKDHAHMFLNALPTLSPTDIMAKIKGVTSKQLREEFSHLQHLQSLWTRSYFVSTAGNVSSQTIKQYVEQQKTRG